Proteins from a single region of Candidatus Izemoplasma sp.:
- a CDS encoding heme-binding protein, with protein sequence MGLFESIPYKCTKKDGKIEIREYDDFILASTKTHKNNKQDSGFNNVFNYISGDNDQDTKISVTTPVVTYEEDNELVTGFYIPKKNTANIPTHLSDKVFLDTEQSSLFAVIRFRGKWTDKNFDKHDEELKIYLQDNDNKFLSNRFLFRYQPPMVPSIFRRNEIAYKVTKKDI encoded by the coding sequence ATGGGATTATTTGAAAGTATACCATATAAATGCACAAAAAAAGATGGCAAAATTGAAATTAGAGAGTATGATGATTTTATCTTAGCGAGTACTAAGACACATAAAAATAATAAACAAGATTCTGGGTTTAACAATGTCTTTAATTATATTTCTGGTGACAATGATCAAGACACGAAAATAAGTGTGACAACGCCTGTCGTTACATATGAAGAAGATAACGAGCTTGTTACTGGGTTCTATATTCCTAAAAAGAACACAGCTAATATACCCACTCATCTAAGTGACAAGGTGTTCTTAGATACAGAACAATCTTCTTTATTTGCTGTTATCCGTTTTCGGGGTAAATGGACTGATAAAAACTTTGATAAACATGATGAAGAGCTTAAAATCTATTTACAAGATAATGATAACAAATTTCTTTCTAACCGCTTCTTATTTCGGTATCAGCCACCAATGGTGCCTAGCATTTTCAGACGTAATGAAATCGCATATAAAGTAACAAAAAAGGATATCTAG
- the gnd gene encoding decarboxylating 6-phosphogluconate dehydrogenase: protein MQVGVIGLGKMGLNLSLNMVDHDVKVFGYDLNITDEMKQTHDQIQFSESLEELVKSLSKPRIVWLMVPAGEATDTVVDSMCRLLEEDDVVIDGGNSRYTDTLEHYKKLKHQNIHMLDCGTSGGTYGARHGACLMVGGEREIYDRVEPLFKAIAIEDGYDYMGKSGAGHYVKMVHNGIEYGMMQAISEGFDVLEASQYQLDYEAVSKVWAHGSIIEGLLLRMVESAFKKDPKLTAIKGRIDDSGEGKWTVEEALKLDVSTPVIAQSLFTRYKSRDEKRFAEKLIAAMRNEFGGHKVYKE, encoded by the coding sequence ATGCAAGTTGGTGTTATTGGACTAGGAAAGATGGGATTAAACTTATCATTAAATATGGTAGACCATGATGTTAAGGTGTTTGGGTATGATTTAAATATAACTGATGAAATGAAACAAACACATGATCAAATACAGTTTAGTGAATCATTAGAAGAGCTTGTTAAATCATTGAGTAAACCCCGTATCGTATGGTTAATGGTCCCTGCAGGAGAAGCGACAGATACCGTTGTTGACAGTATGTGTCGATTACTTGAAGAAGATGATGTTGTTATTGACGGCGGGAATTCACGCTACACAGATACTCTAGAACATTATAAGAAATTAAAACATCAAAATATTCATATGTTAGATTGTGGCACTAGTGGTGGTACATATGGTGCACGTCATGGTGCATGTTTAATGGTTGGTGGCGAACGTGAAATTTACGATCGAGTCGAGCCATTATTTAAGGCGATTGCCATTGAAGATGGCTATGACTATATGGGTAAAAGTGGTGCTGGACACTATGTCAAAATGGTTCATAATGGCATTGAATACGGAATGATGCAAGCGATTAGTGAAGGGTTTGATGTATTAGAAGCTAGCCAATACCAACTCGATTATGAGGCAGTATCGAAGGTTTGGGCGCATGGCAGTATTATTGAGGGATTGCTTCTTCGAATGGTTGAAAGTGCCTTTAAAAAAGATCCTAAGTTAACAGCTATTAAAGGACGAATAGATGATAGTGGAGAAGGGAAATGGACTGTAGAAGAAGCGTTGAAACTTGATGTCAGTACACCAGTTATCGCGCAATCATTATTTACCCGGTATAAATCACGTGATGAAAAGCGTTTTGCAGAAAAGCTGATTGCTGCTATGCGAAACGAGTTTGGAGGGCATAAGGTGTATAAGGAATGA
- the zwf gene encoding glucose-6-phosphate dehydrogenase, producing the protein MKQALMVFGSTGNLMYEKLVPAIDQLLKEQHIENELVIYAMGRRDWDSDDYFNDIKSNTDNDIDWAAIEKRLKYIKIDVKTAEDYSRVKETVMADGIEDLTVYLAVPPYLFPVISKGICESGLVEKGDISNRIVFEKPFGEDLDSARSINKSLWEYFDEKQIYRIDHYLGKEMIQNILMVRFANKIFEQVWDQKAIDYVMIIAKEEEGVLTRGAYYDKIGALKDMLQSHLLQMAALVGMEPPKNYDSEAIKNEKVAVLKGLKMAPKDILLGQYQGYTETDDVDNDSNTETLVFAEASIDNARWRGVPFYFLTGKALNEKRSEIIVQFKSSDTINQLWPGEKAKDNRLKIEVAPNEGVVFQFNVKNPGLSEKIVPAKLDYCHSCQAMENTPEAYERLILDVLNHNRTLFTRWDEIETTWNIIEKASRRRNQLFKYASFEEVKEEIIHQYGEDFYDL; encoded by the coding sequence ATGAAACAAGCATTAATGGTTTTTGGGTCGACAGGGAATTTAATGTATGAAAAATTAGTTCCCGCAATTGATCAATTATTAAAAGAGCAACATATTGAAAATGAGCTTGTAATATATGCCATGGGAAGACGCGATTGGGATAGCGATGATTATTTTAATGATATTAAGTCAAATACGGATAATGATATTGATTGGGCAGCGATTGAAAAAAGACTAAAATATATTAAGATTGATGTCAAAACAGCTGAGGATTATAGCCGTGTCAAAGAAACAGTTATGGCGGATGGTATTGAAGACTTAACCGTTTATTTAGCTGTGCCACCATATTTGTTTCCAGTCATTTCTAAAGGTATATGTGAGTCTGGTCTCGTTGAAAAAGGTGATATATCAAACCGCATAGTGTTTGAAAAGCCATTTGGAGAAGATTTAGATAGTGCTAGATCTATTAACAAATCATTATGGGAGTATTTTGATGAAAAGCAAATCTATCGAATAGACCATTATCTAGGTAAAGAGATGATTCAAAATATTTTAATGGTTCGGTTTGCCAATAAGATATTTGAACAAGTTTGGGATCAAAAAGCAATTGATTATGTCATGATTATCGCAAAAGAAGAAGAAGGGGTATTAACACGAGGTGCTTACTATGATAAGATCGGTGCATTAAAAGATATGCTTCAAAGTCATTTATTACAAATGGCCGCATTGGTCGGAATGGAACCCCCTAAAAACTATGATTCGGAAGCTATTAAGAATGAAAAAGTTGCCGTATTAAAAGGGTTAAAAATGGCACCCAAGGATATACTATTAGGGCAGTATCAAGGGTATACAGAAACAGATGATGTGGATAATGACTCAAATACAGAAACACTTGTTTTTGCGGAAGCATCAATTGATAATGCTAGATGGCGCGGTGTACCATTTTATTTCTTAACCGGAAAAGCGTTAAATGAAAAGCGGAGTGAAATTATTGTTCAATTTAAATCAAGTGATACAATCAATCAGTTATGGCCTGGTGAAAAAGCTAAAGATAATCGATTGAAAATAGAGGTAGCACCAAATGAGGGTGTCGTCTTCCAATTCAATGTTAAGAACCCTGGACTATCAGAGAAGATTGTTCCAGCAAAACTTGATTATTGTCATAGTTGTCAAGCTATGGAAAACACACCAGAGGCATATGAACGTCTCATCTTGGATGTCTTAAATCATAACAGAACGCTCTTTACACGTTGGGATGAAATTGAAACAACATGGAATATTATTGAAAAAGCAAGTAGACGCAGAAATCAGTTATTTAAATATGCTTCGTTTGAGGAAGTTAAAGAAGAAATTATTCATCAGTATGGAGAAGATTTCTATGATTTATGA
- a CDS encoding cyclase family protein, whose amino-acid sequence MIYDISMLIHEDMQVYKNKPEKAPKITVDGTHQTSSAHESRIEMNLHTGTHMDFPLHMIPQGKTSETEQLKPLIGQAKVFDMTQCKDHIGLDDVKKLNINKDDFILFKTQNSMTDAFLMEFIYVNEAASEYLKNQQIRGVGIDGLGIERAQKDHPTHKILLGADIIIIEGLRLKDVPEGDYQLYALPLKIKDVEALPLRAILID is encoded by the coding sequence ATGATTTATGATATTTCAATGTTGATTCACGAAGACATGCAAGTCTATAAAAATAAACCAGAGAAGGCCCCTAAAATAACGGTTGATGGCACACATCAAACAAGTAGTGCTCATGAGTCTCGAATTGAGATGAATCTTCATACAGGAACACATATGGATTTCCCTTTACATATGATTCCACAGGGAAAAACATCCGAAACGGAACAATTAAAGCCATTAATTGGCCAGGCAAAGGTTTTTGATATGACACAATGTAAAGACCATATTGGTCTAGATGATGTCAAAAAGCTCAACATTAATAAAGATGATTTTATTCTCTTTAAAACACAAAACTCAATGACAGATGCGTTCTTAATGGAGTTTATCTATGTCAATGAAGCAGCAAGTGAATATTTAAAGAACCAACAGATTCGTGGTGTCGGAATAGATGGTCTTGGAATTGAACGTGCACAAAAAGACCACCCAACTCATAAAATCCTACTTGGTGCTGATATCATTATTATTGAAGGGCTTAGGTTAAAAGACGTTCCTGAAGGTGATTATCAATTGTACGCATTACCACTTAAAATTAAAGATGTCGAAGCATTGCCATTACGGGCAATTCTCATCGATTAA
- a CDS encoding SPFH domain-containing protein: MAKRTEVIFKGHPEAVIWKSDVTTLTKKSKIYARKDCDIIFLRKGAFLGAFDDREEYYVVNTKGTGFLSKLLKKEKTITDCNIYYINRTAQLENKWGTPNKIDVYDKKYDMHTDVGANGSYKFSIDNSMKLFSKVQGSHQELTQEMVKDFFKSELNQEIRNTIAKVFLKNKYGLDDIQIITTKEKEIANQLKELLNPVFTEYGVTLNKFFIERFYYDEAFLEKLKDVKKESILNNTEFNDNKKLRKGVRKEIKKDAKIPNQGPQTDKVFCNKCGHPNPKEANFCSKCGKDL; the protein is encoded by the coding sequence ATGGCAAAACGTACAGAAGTCATATTTAAAGGACATCCTGAGGCAGTCATTTGGAAAAGTGATGTCACAACATTAACAAAGAAATCTAAAATTTATGCTCGTAAAGATTGTGACATAATTTTCTTAAGAAAAGGGGCTTTTTTAGGCGCATTTGATGATCGTGAAGAGTATTATGTCGTCAATACTAAAGGCACAGGTTTCCTCAGTAAACTTCTCAAGAAAGAAAAGACAATCACTGATTGTAACATTTACTACATTAATCGGACCGCGCAACTTGAGAACAAATGGGGTACGCCAAACAAAATTGATGTCTATGACAAAAAATATGATATGCACACAGATGTCGGCGCAAATGGATCATACAAGTTCTCCATTGATAATTCAATGAAGCTCTTTTCAAAAGTGCAAGGGTCTCATCAAGAGTTAACACAAGAGATGGTAAAAGATTTCTTTAAAAGTGAACTTAATCAAGAAATTCGAAATACCATCGCAAAGGTCTTTCTCAAAAATAAATATGGCCTTGATGATATCCAAATTATTACAACTAAAGAAAAAGAGATTGCAAATCAATTAAAAGAACTACTAAACCCTGTTTTTACTGAGTATGGAGTAACCTTAAACAAATTCTTTATTGAACGGTTTTATTATGATGAAGCGTTTCTTGAAAAACTCAAGGATGTAAAAAAAGAAAGTATTTTAAATAATACAGAATTTAATGACAATAAAAAACTTCGTAAAGGGGTCAGAAAAGAAATAAAAAAGGATGCTAAAATTCCTAACCAAGGACCTCAAACGGATAAAGTATTCTGTAACAAATGTGGTCATCCTAACCCTAAAGAAGCCAACTTCTGCAGTAAATGCGGAAAGGATTTATAG
- a CDS encoding toll/interleukin-1 receptor domain-containing protein, whose protein sequence is MELTKIVCTSCGSSIEIDHEQTTQKCEACGSTFLVSNGLEFALKGTKEHKQISKLRDNLNRAVEVDDHKNILHFTKEILRLIPKDTLATYYYAYANYKFGARRYLLKFYNQNAFTIETDITKIVDHMITYSDLRDKQLVMSFIESNMPSKLEEYERVYNQKIIEEENYASIPRDVFISYRSTEQDIANTVVDVIESDGYTCWISSRNLRPNDNDNYWSNIEDAITKANIFLVITSESAMLSQDVRKELDIAMKLKKNRLEFKIDDTKHTSTFKYFFDGFKWIDATTDIDGALQELKQRIYHGLQEANLKTTTSQEKRQKTQLDEYDKLLNRSHIELINQNYQDAIDTTKEALSLKPNAQEAWFQLFLAENEFSSEEVFHTFTQKDENLDKLMACYQQSAYQQYKKYTPFVDGHYPKTIKPFEDALYEQLLHYINMPRLNPKHKESYIDVKCHRHILNTWNKLLIKYAFDTDDQLNESLNKDTPNFDQLTPLFDDMESIKEHPDFNRSHIPKYITNYLVKFKAHQKETTETLEENRTKVTHLHEEILIAFEHKDYKEALSLTLELFKYDNTSNKKYLYLLLASMKVNNTVDLYKAIAKLRKKKRYKLLESQLVEKLFELDETHDLVIDLLMHCRHKKRKKKHRINLSLRGETS, encoded by the coding sequence ATGGAGTTAACAAAGATCGTATGTACATCATGTGGTAGTTCAATTGAGATTGATCATGAACAAACCACCCAAAAGTGTGAGGCTTGTGGCTCAACATTTTTAGTTAGCAATGGTCTCGAATTCGCTCTAAAAGGGACCAAAGAACACAAACAAATTTCGAAACTTAGGGATAATTTAAACCGTGCTGTTGAAGTTGATGACCATAAAAATATCTTACATTTCACAAAAGAAATTTTACGTCTGATTCCTAAAGATACTTTGGCTACCTATTACTATGCCTATGCCAACTATAAATTTGGAGCTAGACGTTATTTATTGAAATTTTATAATCAAAATGCATTTACGATAGAAACTGATATCACCAAAATCGTTGATCATATGATTACGTATAGTGATTTACGAGATAAACAACTAGTGATGTCGTTTATAGAATCGAATATGCCCAGTAAGCTCGAAGAATACGAACGGGTATACAACCAAAAGATTATTGAAGAAGAAAATTATGCTTCCATTCCTAGAGATGTCTTTATCTCCTATCGTTCGACCGAACAAGATATTGCGAACACCGTTGTGGATGTTATAGAATCAGATGGTTATACCTGTTGGATATCATCTAGGAATTTACGACCAAATGATAATGACAATTATTGGTCTAATATTGAAGATGCCATTACGAAAGCAAATATCTTTTTAGTGATAACATCAGAAAGTGCCATGCTTAGCCAAGATGTTCGTAAAGAACTTGATATCGCTATGAAATTAAAGAAAAACAGATTAGAGTTTAAAATAGATGATACTAAGCATACATCAACTTTTAAGTACTTCTTTGATGGATTTAAATGGATAGATGCTACAACTGATATTGATGGCGCTTTACAAGAATTAAAACAACGCATTTATCATGGCTTACAAGAAGCAAATCTAAAAACCACGACCTCCCAAGAAAAACGTCAAAAAACACAATTAGACGAATATGACAAATTGTTAAATAGAAGTCATATTGAACTTATAAACCAAAACTATCAAGACGCAATAGATACGACAAAAGAAGCCCTCAGCCTAAAACCTAACGCTCAAGAAGCTTGGTTTCAACTCTTTTTGGCAGAAAATGAATTTTCTAGTGAAGAGGTCTTTCATACCTTTACACAAAAGGATGAAAACCTAGATAAACTCATGGCGTGTTACCAACAATCTGCTTATCAACAGTATAAAAAATATACGCCATTTGTTGATGGACATTATCCTAAAACAATAAAACCCTTTGAAGATGCGTTATATGAACAATTACTGCATTATATCAATATGCCACGGCTAAATCCTAAACATAAAGAGAGCTATATTGATGTAAAATGTCACCGTCATATCTTAAATACATGGAACAAATTATTGATTAAATATGCGTTTGATACCGATGATCAACTAAATGAATCTCTGAATAAAGACACACCCAACTTCGATCAATTGACACCACTCTTTGATGATATGGAAAGCATTAAGGAACACCCTGATTTTAATCGAAGTCATATTCCAAAATATATTACAAACTACTTAGTAAAGTTTAAAGCACATCAAAAAGAAACCACAGAAACACTTGAAGAAAACCGAACTAAAGTCACTCATTTACATGAAGAAATCTTAATTGCCTTCGAACATAAAGACTATAAAGAAGCGCTCAGCCTCACCTTAGAACTCTTTAAATACGATAACACTAGCAATAAAAAATATCTTTACTTACTACTAGCTAGTATGAAGGTGAATAATACAGTTGATTTATACAAAGCGATTGCTAAACTTCGTAAGAAAAAGCGCTATAAGTTACTTGAATCTCAACTTGTTGAAAAGTTATTTGAACTTGATGAAACACATGATTTGGTCATCGATTTGCTCATGCATTGTCGTCATAAAAAGCGTAAAAAGAAACACCGGATTAATTTATCATTAAGGGGGGAGACATCATGA
- a CDS encoding metal-dependent hydrolase — MKCTFLGHAAVLIEALDYKIIIDPFLTHNPVYKKNDRDIDGITHVLITHAHGDHVGDAIEIAKKNNALIISNAEIATILKSIDRDLNIHAMHIGGRATVDFGTVKMTPALHGSGYVENDMIYDGGTPCGFLLKVADKTIYHAGDTGLTYDMKLLENSLIDLAFLPIGGNYTMDVDDAVIAVDFIKPDKVVPIHYNTFDQIQADPNDFKDKVSQSDVIILNPGEYTEL, encoded by the coding sequence ATGAAATGTACATTTTTAGGACATGCGGCTGTATTAATTGAAGCATTAGACTATAAAATAATCATTGATCCCTTTTTAACACACAACCCAGTCTATAAAAAAAATGATCGTGATATCGATGGTATCACACACGTATTAATCACACATGCTCATGGCGATCATGTGGGTGATGCGATTGAAATCGCAAAGAAAAATAATGCTTTAATTATATCAAACGCTGAAATTGCGACAATATTAAAGAGTATTGATCGTGATTTAAACATCCATGCGATGCATATTGGAGGTCGTGCTACGGTTGATTTTGGAACCGTTAAAATGACACCTGCGCTTCATGGATCAGGATATGTCGAAAACGATATGATTTATGACGGGGGTACCCCTTGTGGCTTTTTACTCAAAGTTGCCGATAAGACAATTTATCATGCTGGAGATACTGGACTTACATATGATATGAAATTATTAGAAAACAGTTTAATTGATCTTGCTTTTTTACCCATTGGGGGGAACTATACAATGGATGTTGATGATGCCGTTATTGCAGTAGATTTTATCAAGCCAGATAAAGTGGTTCCAATTCATTATAATACTTTTGATCAAATCCAAGCAGACCCTAATGATTTCAAAGATAAAGTTTCCCAATCAGACGTCATAATACTTAATCCCGGAGAATATACTGAACTCTAA
- a CDS encoding NAD(P)H-hydrate dehydratase: MNQPIVDTARIRKFDQLTIEKENITSLELMRRVGGIMADYMINNSLITQLDHIVVISGCGNNGGDALVIAKHLLAHDYRVDIFLIGEKDTLSDETMSLVKELKKDITFLHKTVNFDPLMTVLQDTSILIDGIFGIGLSRDVEGIYKDIIELIQRYDNHIISIDMPSGIHADNGLIQGVAVKANDTLIVQTLKQGNVLNEGIVYTGRRHVLDVGILADYREEETHLLDPNYYRRYLKPRQALSHKYDYGHVLTVGGSKGMMGAPMLSAQASMRCGSGLVSVLYLDTDQNFIPSYIPELMVDMYSGLASFTPKLEKKDAVVFGMGLKQDNAIRKESLNQLLKTDIPVVIDAAGLTYFKALKDQHAERGNIVITPHKGEFAKFLNISIDELNQNLILYAKNVAHKYHTTVVLKGPVTIITNDTLTYFSHFANPGMATAGSGDVLAGMIGSFLGQGYSPIEAAVLGVSIHSHAGNIAKDTYGETSMLATDIVESIAKVLKD; the protein is encoded by the coding sequence ATGAATCAACCAATTGTAGATACGGCTAGAATCCGTAAATTTGATCAATTGACAATCGAAAAAGAAAATATTACATCATTAGAATTGATGCGACGTGTTGGTGGAATCATGGCTGATTATATGATTAACAATAGTCTGATTACACAACTTGATCATATTGTAGTTATCTCTGGGTGTGGGAATAATGGTGGCGATGCTTTAGTCATCGCGAAACATCTACTGGCACATGATTACCGTGTCGATATTTTCCTTATTGGTGAAAAAGATACGTTGAGTGATGAAACAATGTCGCTTGTAAAAGAGCTAAAAAAAGATATTACATTTTTACATAAGACTGTTAATTTTGATCCTTTGATGACGGTATTACAAGATACTTCAATCTTAATTGATGGAATCTTTGGCATTGGATTATCGAGAGATGTTGAAGGGATATATAAAGATATAATTGAACTGATTCAACGATATGATAATCATATTATCAGTATTGACATGCCATCTGGTATTCATGCGGACAATGGGTTAATACAAGGTGTCGCAGTTAAAGCAAATGACACGTTAATTGTTCAAACTCTAAAACAAGGAAACGTTCTTAATGAAGGGATTGTCTATACGGGTAGACGCCATGTATTAGATGTTGGTATATTAGCTGATTACCGTGAAGAAGAAACCCATTTACTCGATCCTAATTACTATCGTAGGTATCTTAAACCCCGTCAAGCACTCTCGCATAAATATGATTATGGCCATGTCTTAACTGTTGGCGGTAGTAAGGGTATGATGGGCGCACCAATGTTATCGGCGCAAGCATCTATGCGTTGTGGATCAGGTCTTGTCTCTGTCTTATATTTAGATACTGATCAAAACTTTATTCCTTCATATATACCTGAATTGATGGTCGATATGTATTCGGGTCTTGCTAGTTTTACACCCAAACTAGAGAAAAAAGATGCGGTTGTCTTTGGCATGGGTCTTAAACAAGATAATGCGATTCGTAAGGAATCGTTGAATCAATTGTTAAAGACAGATATTCCAGTTGTTATAGATGCGGCAGGACTCACCTACTTTAAAGCTTTAAAAGACCAACATGCTGAACGGGGCAACATCGTGATAACACCTCATAAAGGTGAATTTGCTAAATTTTTAAATATATCGATTGATGAGTTAAATCAAAATCTTATTTTATATGCTAAAAATGTTGCTCATAAGTATCACACAACGGTTGTTCTTAAAGGCCCAGTAACGATTATCACAAACGATACCTTGACGTATTTTAGTCATTTTGCTAACCCTGGTATGGCAACAGCAGGTAGTGGTGATGTATTAGCAGGTATGATTGGCTCTTTTTTAGGCCAAGGGTATTCACCTATCGAAGCCGCAGTACTCGGTGTTAGTATTCATTCACATGCGGGGAATATTGCAAAAGATACTTATGGAGAAACATCAATGCTTGCCACTGATATTGTTGAATCGATTGCGAAAGTATTAAAGGACTGA
- a CDS encoding thioesterase family protein yields the protein MEVTTQIQLRYSDTDQMGVIYHANYVTFFEQGRTDFFKQIGIDYNEIEASGIIFPVHDIDITYHNASRLDETLYVVTTIKKISPVKIVFTHIIKTDNQIKAKGSSVIVCVDKATFKLRKLSKTLPKVYERMTDYGV from the coding sequence ATGGAAGTAACTACACAGATTCAATTACGCTATAGTGATACCGATCAAATGGGCGTGATTTATCACGCGAATTATGTCACTTTTTTTGAACAAGGACGAACTGATTTTTTTAAGCAAATAGGTATTGATTATAATGAGATAGAAGCATCCGGCATTATTTTTCCTGTTCATGATATAGACATCACTTATCATAATGCATCACGTTTAGATGAAACACTCTATGTTGTTACAACGATAAAAAAGATATCACCCGTTAAAATTGTGTTTACCCATATTATAAAAACAGATAACCAAATTAAAGCCAAAGGATCTTCCGTGATCGTTTGTGTTGATAAAGCAACATTTAAACTTAGAAAATTATCTAAAACACTACCAAAAGTCTATGAAAGGATGACAGATTATGGAGTATAA
- a CDS encoding aldo/keto reductase yields the protein MEYKELSRFNKKISRIGFGAWQLGNTKEFSKMTINEGVKLVHEALDAGVTFFDTAPNYASGRSEEILGIALKEHTDKTFINTKVGHDPDDNFDFSLEGITASIKRSLKALNRDYIDSVILHNPGIDILKGEAHYNHLETLKKQGLINGYGVSIDTLEELQTVLDVSDVDVIEIMYNIFHQAPATLFDEVKKRDILLIIKVPLDSGWLTGKYDKTSTFTGIRSRWTEADIKRRSALVDDVKAIVGSDNLVPYALQFILAQDAVTTVIPGMRNQTQLEGNVAALSYELSDQQMNDLKELYSTKIKPKPLPW from the coding sequence ATGGAGTATAAAGAATTATCACGCTTTAATAAAAAGATTAGCCGTATTGGATTTGGGGCATGGCAACTTGGAAATACTAAAGAGTTTTCAAAAATGACGATTAACGAAGGAGTTAAATTGGTTCATGAGGCACTTGATGCAGGGGTTACATTCTTTGATACAGCGCCTAATTATGCGAGTGGACGTAGTGAAGAAATATTAGGCATTGCGCTTAAGGAGCATACGGATAAAACTTTTATTAATACAAAAGTTGGACATGATCCCGACGACAATTTTGATTTTTCTTTAGAAGGCATTACAGCTTCAATCAAACGCAGTCTTAAAGCCCTAAATAGGGATTACATCGATAGTGTTATTCTGCATAATCCCGGGATCGATATACTTAAAGGTGAAGCACACTATAATCACTTAGAAACCTTGAAAAAACAAGGCTTAATTAATGGATATGGCGTAAGTATTGATACACTTGAAGAATTACAAACCGTCCTTGATGTTAGTGATGTTGATGTGATTGAAATTATGTACAATATTTTTCATCAAGCACCTGCCACGCTATTTGATGAAGTCAAAAAGCGTGATATATTGTTAATCATTAAAGTGCCATTAGATTCAGGTTGGTTAACCGGTAAATACGATAAAACATCAACCTTTACGGGGATTCGTTCACGGTGGACAGAGGCAGATATTAAACGACGCTCTGCGCTTGTGGATGATGTCAAGGCAATTGTTGGATCAGATAACTTAGTGCCGTATGCTTTACAGTTTATTTTAGCCCAAGATGCTGTCACAACAGTCATTCCTGGTATGCGTAACCAAACACAATTAGAAGGAAATGTTGCGGCGTTATCATACGAGTTATCAGACCAACAAATGAATGATTTAAAAGAATTATACAGTACAAAAATTAAACCAAAACCACTTCCGTGGTAA